DNA sequence from the Parasphingorhabdus cellanae genome:
CAGATCGATGATGAGGCCAGCAACATCCTTGGATGCTTCATGCGCGAACTGAACAGCACCGAGCATGACGTCTTCGGAAAGCTCTTTAGCTTCCGATTCCACCATCATCACAGCGCCAGGTGTGGCCGCTACAACCAGGTCGAGTTCGCCTTCGGCAACTTCTTCCATGGATGGGTTCAGCTGATATTCGCCTTCTTTGTAACCGACACGAGCCGCACCAATGGGGCCCATGAATGGAACGCCGGAAATGGTCAGCGCAGCAGAAGCCGCAACCATCGCCAGAATATCGGGTTCGTTCTGACCGTCATAGCTCATCACCTGACAGATCACGTTGATTTCGTTGTAGAAACCTTCGGGGAACAGCGGGCGGCAAGGACGGTCAATCAAACGCGATGTCAGCGTTTCTTTTTCCGTCGCACGGCCTTCGCGCTTGAAGAAACCGCCTGGAATACGACCAGCGGCTGAGAATTTTTCCTGATAGTGGACGGTCAGCGGGAAGAAATCCTGTCCTTCGCGTACCGATTTGGCGGCTGTCACTGCACAGAGTACAACCGTTTCGCCGAGGGTCGCGAGAACCGCGCCATCAGCCTGACGGGCAATACGGCCCGTTTCGAGGGTGAGGGTCTGTCCGCCCCACTCCATTTCAACTTTCTTTACATCAAACATTCGTATTTTCCTTTGTCCCGCCTGCCCTATGCAGTGCGGGGGCTTTCATTTGTCCAGCAATCCGGCTGAACAGCGGTTAGAAGCTATTAGCGCTTCCGAATCTTGGCAATCCCCACCTTATTGTGAAGATATGCCTTACTTGTGCCCCCGCGAAGGCGGGGGCCTATCTCCTGAGCCAGCGGCTATAGGCACCAGCTAGAGATGGATCCCGCCTGCGCGGGGATGACCCAATACGTAATCGGCCCGCGAAAGCGGGCCGAACGATTGCGTCATTTCCGGAGACCAAGGTCTTTAATCAACTTGGAATAGCGGGCCGCATCTTTCTTGCGGAGATAGTCCAGCAAGCTGCGGCGTTTGTTGACCATCATCAGCAAACCACGACGGGAGTGGTTGTCCTTGTGATGGCCTTTAAAATGCTCGGTGAGGTTCACAATACGCTCGGTGAGGACTGCAACCTGTACTTCCGGGGAACCGGTATCGCCTTTTGTCTGGGCGAATTTTTCAATCAGTTCCTGTTTTTTTTCTGCGGTAATCGTCATAATCTTATTTTTCCTTCGAACATCTTTACATATTAAATCCGCGAACAACCTTTACGGTTCCAACAACAAGCTCTGCCAAGGCAACCGGAGAACCATCTTCGGTCGCTAGAAAAAGCCCGTCATTTGGCGGGTTCCCGATCAATTCCTGTTCGTCCAGCACTTGGCCTTGCCGAAGCAGTCTTGCCTGATCAGGAGTGAGGTCAACAGCCGGGATGTCGTCCAGCCCTGCCTCAAGTGGCAAGAGATAATCTTTAATGTCCGCGCCCTTACCAATTTCATTGAGTTTGTCCAGCGAAATCGCATGTTTCAGCGTAAACGGCCCCGCCTTGGTGCGGCGCAGCATCGTGACATGGCCGACGGTACCGAGTGCGCGCGCGATATCCCGGGCCAGAGAGCGGATATAGGTGCCTTTGGACACATTGGCGATGAGGGTAACAGAATCTATCCTCTCCCCTTGAGGGAGAGGAAACGGAGACTTGGCAGCTTGCTGCCCTAGTCGAGTTGGAGAGGGGTCTGGCTGGGCGCTCTCTCTCAACCCCTCACCAAGCTTAG
Encoded proteins:
- the rpsO gene encoding 30S ribosomal protein S15; the encoded protein is MTITAEKKQELIEKFAQTKGDTGSPEVQVAVLTERIVNLTEHFKGHHKDNHSRRGLLMMVNKRRSLLDYLRKKDAARYSKLIKDLGLRK